One window from the genome of Mustela lutreola isolate mMusLut2 chromosome 11, mMusLut2.pri, whole genome shotgun sequence encodes:
- the ORAI1 gene encoding calcium release-activated calcium channel protein 1, with product MHPEPAPPPNSSSPELPLSGGSTTSGSRRSRRRSGDGEPPGSPPPPPPPPPAAVTYPDWIGQSYSEVMSLNEHSMQALSWRKLYLSRAKLKASSRTSALLSGFAMVAMVEVQLDADHDYPPGLLIAFSACTTVLVAVHLFALMISTCILPNIEAVSNVHNLNSVKESPHERMHRHIELAWAFSTVIGTLLFLAEVVLLCWVKFLPLKKQPGQPRPTSKPTAGGVVASVNGSTGGITPGQAAAIASTTIMVPFGLVFIVFAVHFYRSLVSHKTDRQFQELNELAEFARLQDQLDHRGDHPLTPAGHYA from the exons ATGCATCCggagcccgccccgcccccgaaCAGCAGCAGCCCCGAGCTTCCCCTCAGCGGCGGCAGCACCACCAGCGGCAGCCGCCGGAGCCGCCGCCGTAGCGGGGACGGGGAGCCCCCGGggtcgccgccgccgccaccgccgccaccgCCAGCCGCCGTCACCTACCCGGACTGGATCGGTCAGAGTTACTCCGAGGTGATGAGCCTCAACGAGCACTCGATGCAGGCGCTGTCCTGGCGCAAGCTCTACTTGAGTCGCGCCAAGCTCAAAGCCTCCAGCCGGACCTCTGCTTTGCTCTCCGGCTTCGCCATG GTAGCGATGGTGGAGGTACAGCTGGACGCCGACCACGACTACCCGCCAGGGCTGCTCATCGCCTTCAGCGCCTGCACCACGGTGCTGGTGGCCGTGCACCTGTTCGCGCTCATGATCAGCACCTGTATCCTGCCCAACATTGAGGCGGTGAGCAACGTGCACAACCTCAACTCGGTCAAGGAGTCACCCCATGAGCGCATGCACCGCCACATCGAGCTGGCCTGGGCCTTCTCCACCGTCATCGGCACGCTGCTCTTCCTGGCCGAGGTCGTGCTGCTCTGCTGGGTCAAGTTCTTGCCCCTCAAGAAGCAGCCGGGGCAGCCCCGGCCCACCAGCAAGCCCACCGCCGGCGGCGTGGTGGCCAGCGTCAACGGCAGCACGGGCGGCATCACCCCGGGCCAGGCCGCCGCCATCGCCTCCACCACCATCATGGTCCCCTTCGGCCTGGTCTTTATCGTCTTTGCCGTCCACTTCTACCGCTCGCTGGTCAGCCATAAGACGGACCGGCAGTTCCAGGAGCTCAACGAGCTGGCCGAGTTCGCCCGCCTGCAGGACCAGCTGGACCACAGAGGGGATCACCCCCTGACACCCGCCGGTCACTACGCGTAA